The Styela clava chromosome 2, kaStyClav1.hap1.2, whole genome shotgun sequence genome contains a region encoding:
- the LOC120336869 gene encoding fibrous sheath-interacting protein 1-like isoform X1, with protein sequence MDITRGEFNDFLPISSRSDTRSSIRSEMASSMEILPPEENFNSLFMSEEVSDDDNDSREEKDFPVERSNFVHDHLPNRILSQEYSNEEEEIQDLDSRPKTSSSFADSVPDIEDEKLKTLIKKMKKYDRILLKKTKREKEVKRQTLIFQKQLLEELASTTEKNETTANIGKYLALMPPPAQLQEMLDRLDKDEFVPIFPTQINFEKNGNSHILPGSASLPRFDKYDDMEETKSSGRSNTNADTKQRSSSAKSAQNGKIDFIKRNIELAKDAGNYISMTEEEKKRLNELLSDLDQFENSLPSLEGSDAITNPGLFLGDGYKPDVDQMKRLAEIDEKIQALLPSDEFEMICGTPHLTDMKFQNQDIEHLGEKIYFNDNQDSSSNLEAIQQRLENIDQEWKEMYEGTTPKLSNEQLQKLLEECSISSSARFSSRSILSSFSSQDCFRSESQASESTNKMEEDIAFSGFMNSVVPVLSRETLDNLLDEARQSLGISDVGSNESVTNMDDENRGNSPLFRAVARSQKKGQLFVIEKILTFLQLSWRNFVLLQLLLFRYSVTVYCIS encoded by the exons ATGGATATTACAAGAGGAGAATTCAATgattttttaccaatttcatCAAGATCAGACACCAGGTCATCTATTAGATCAGAAATGGCTAGTTCTATGGAAATACTACCTCCAGAAGAA AATTTCAACAGTCTTTTTATGAGTGAAGAAGTTTCTGATGATGATAATGATTCTCGTGAGGAGAAGGATTTTCCCGTTGAACGTTCAAATTTTGTTCATGACCATTTACCAAACAGGATCTTATCACAAGAATATTCAAATGAGGAAGAAGAGATTCAAGATCTTGATAGTCGTCCAAAAACATCTTCAAGTTTTGCTGATAGTGTTCCTGATATcgaagatgaaaaacttaaaaCTTTGATTAAAAAGATGAAAAAGTATGATAGGATACTTTTAAAGAAAACAAAGCGTGAGAAAGAG GTAAAAAGACAAacattgatatttcaaaaacaattaCTGGAAGAATTGGCATCAAcaacagaaaaaaatgaaacaacagCTAACATTGGAAAATATCTTGCACTAATGCCTCCACCTGCTCAACTTCAAG AAATGTTAGATCGACTTGATAAAGATGAATTTGTTCCCATATTTCCAACACAAATCAATTTTGAG AAAAATGGAAATAGTCACATATTACCTGGGTCAGCTTCTCTTCCCCGGTTTGATAAATATGATGACATGGAAGAGACCAAATCTTCTGGGAGGTCGAATACTAATGCAGATACAAAACAACGGTCTAGTTCTGCAAAATCTGCGCAAAATGGGAAAATTGACTTTATAAAGAGAAATATAGAG CTTGCAAAAGATGCAGGTAATTATATATCAATGACTGAAGAAGAGAAGAAAAGACTGAACGAATTACTTTCTGATCTAGATCAATTTGAAAACAGCCTTCCAAGTTTG GAAGGAAGCGATGCAATCACAAATCCTGGATTGTTTTTGGGAGATGGATACAAACCTGATGTTGACCAAATGAAAAGATTAGCAGAAATTGATGAGAAAATCCAAGCATTATTACCATCAGATGAATTTGAAATGATTTGTGGAACACCACATCTAACTGATATGAAATTCCAGAATCAG GATATCGAACATCTaggagaaaaaatatattttaatgacAATCAAGATTCTTCAAGTAATCTAGAGGCAATTCAACAAAGATTAGAAAACATTGATCAAGAATGGAAAGAAATG tatgaaggTACGACACCCAAACTCAGTAATGAACAATTACAAAAGTTGCTTGAAGAATGTTCTATTTCAAGTTCAGCGAGGTTTTCTTCGCGTTCAATTTTGAGCAGCTTTTCATCTCAG gATTGCTTTCGATCAGAATCACAGGCATCAGAATCTACAAATAAAATGGAAGAAGATATTGCATTTAGTGGCTTCATGAATTCTGTTGTTCCTGTATTATCCCGGGAAACCTTGGATAATTTGTTAGATGAG GCAAGGCAGTCTTTGGGTATTTCCGATGTTGGTTCTAACGAGAGTGTCACTAATATGGATGATGAAAATCGGGGAAATTCTCCTTTATTTCGAGCTGTTGCGAGGAGTCAAAAAAAAGGTCAGCTTTTTGTAATTGAG AAAATTCTAACCTTCCTGCAATTGTCTTGGAGGAATTTCGTCCTACTTCAACTTCTCCTGTTCCGGTATAGTGTTACTGTCTATTgcatttcatga
- the LOC120336869 gene encoding fibrous sheath-interacting protein 1-like isoform X2, with the protein MDITRGEFNDFLPISSRSDTRSSIRSEMASSMEILPPEENFNSLFMSEEVSDDDNDSREEKDFPVERSNFVHDHLPNRILSQEYSNEEEEIQDLDSRPKTSSSFADSVPDIEDEKLKTLIKKMKKYDRILLKKTKREKEVKRQTLIFQKQLLEELASTTEKNETTANIGKYLALMPPPAQLQEMLDRLDKDEFVPIFPTQINFEKNGNSHILPGSASLPRFDKYDDMEETKSSGRSNTNADTKQRSSSAKSAQNGKIDFIKRNIELAKDAGNYISMTEEEKKRLNELLSDLDQFENSLPSLEGSDAITNPGLFLGDGYKPDVDQMKRLAEIDEKIQALLPSDEFEMICGTPHLTDMKFQNQDIEHLGEKIYFNDNQDSSSNLEAIQQRLENIDQEWKEMYEGTTPKLSNEQLQKLLEECSISSSARFSSRSILSSFSSQDCFRSESQASESTNKMEEDIAFSGFMNSVVPVLSRETLDNLLDEARQSLGISDVGSNESVTNMDDENRGNSPLFRAVARSQKKENSNLPAIVLEEFRPTSTSPVPV; encoded by the exons ATGGATATTACAAGAGGAGAATTCAATgattttttaccaatttcatCAAGATCAGACACCAGGTCATCTATTAGATCAGAAATGGCTAGTTCTATGGAAATACTACCTCCAGAAGAA AATTTCAACAGTCTTTTTATGAGTGAAGAAGTTTCTGATGATGATAATGATTCTCGTGAGGAGAAGGATTTTCCCGTTGAACGTTCAAATTTTGTTCATGACCATTTACCAAACAGGATCTTATCACAAGAATATTCAAATGAGGAAGAAGAGATTCAAGATCTTGATAGTCGTCCAAAAACATCTTCAAGTTTTGCTGATAGTGTTCCTGATATcgaagatgaaaaacttaaaaCTTTGATTAAAAAGATGAAAAAGTATGATAGGATACTTTTAAAGAAAACAAAGCGTGAGAAAGAG GTAAAAAGACAAacattgatatttcaaaaacaattaCTGGAAGAATTGGCATCAAcaacagaaaaaaatgaaacaacagCTAACATTGGAAAATATCTTGCACTAATGCCTCCACCTGCTCAACTTCAAG AAATGTTAGATCGACTTGATAAAGATGAATTTGTTCCCATATTTCCAACACAAATCAATTTTGAG AAAAATGGAAATAGTCACATATTACCTGGGTCAGCTTCTCTTCCCCGGTTTGATAAATATGATGACATGGAAGAGACCAAATCTTCTGGGAGGTCGAATACTAATGCAGATACAAAACAACGGTCTAGTTCTGCAAAATCTGCGCAAAATGGGAAAATTGACTTTATAAAGAGAAATATAGAG CTTGCAAAAGATGCAGGTAATTATATATCAATGACTGAAGAAGAGAAGAAAAGACTGAACGAATTACTTTCTGATCTAGATCAATTTGAAAACAGCCTTCCAAGTTTG GAAGGAAGCGATGCAATCACAAATCCTGGATTGTTTTTGGGAGATGGATACAAACCTGATGTTGACCAAATGAAAAGATTAGCAGAAATTGATGAGAAAATCCAAGCATTATTACCATCAGATGAATTTGAAATGATTTGTGGAACACCACATCTAACTGATATGAAATTCCAGAATCAG GATATCGAACATCTaggagaaaaaatatattttaatgacAATCAAGATTCTTCAAGTAATCTAGAGGCAATTCAACAAAGATTAGAAAACATTGATCAAGAATGGAAAGAAATG tatgaaggTACGACACCCAAACTCAGTAATGAACAATTACAAAAGTTGCTTGAAGAATGTTCTATTTCAAGTTCAGCGAGGTTTTCTTCGCGTTCAATTTTGAGCAGCTTTTCATCTCAG gATTGCTTTCGATCAGAATCACAGGCATCAGAATCTACAAATAAAATGGAAGAAGATATTGCATTTAGTGGCTTCATGAATTCTGTTGTTCCTGTATTATCCCGGGAAACCTTGGATAATTTGTTAGATGAG GCAAGGCAGTCTTTGGGTATTTCCGATGTTGGTTCTAACGAGAGTGTCACTAATATGGATGATGAAAATCGGGGAAATTCTCCTTTATTTCGAGCTGTTGCGAGGAGTCAAAAAAAAG AAAATTCTAACCTTCCTGCAATTGTCTTGGAGGAATTTCGTCCTACTTCAACTTCTCCTGTTCCGGTATAG
- the LOC144419915 gene encoding uncharacterized protein LOC144419915, producing the protein MNNEAQNQLLAAVASVQDAQKKLLERSEELSATEDHGNRSEDIKKFQQDVAQISPKIKEILKRLEILEKQHDDLEQYGRRNCIILHGCKSVPETKYDQFEDFVIKSLNSNLKLDSPIVKFDIDITHKLRSKSPKNPIIIKFVRRSTKNLIYGRKKDLKGSGLSITESLTRSRLKLLTAAKEAFGKHKVSTMNGTIYAYLDRRRVISCLNDITTLSRPVYSRAAARPMGLSKQAH; encoded by the coding sequence ATGAATAACGAAGCCCAAAACCAGCTTCTGGCCGCTGTCGCATCAGTCCAGGACGCTCAAAAAAAGCTGTTGGAACGATCGGAGGAACTGTCAGCCACAGAAGATCATGGCAACAGATCTGAAGATATCAAAAAGTTCCAGCAGGATGTAGCCCAGATCTCCCCTAAGATCAAGGAGATTTTGAAGAGACTGGAGATTTTGGAAAAACAGCACGATGACTTAGAACAGTACGGCCGAAGAAACTGTATAATTCTTCATGGCTGCAAATCTGTGCCAGAAACGAAATACGATCAGTTTGAGGACTTCGTTATAAAATCTCTTAACAGCAACTTGAAGCTTGACAGTCCTATTGTCAAATTCGATATTGACATTACCCATAAGTTGAGATCAAAATCCCCGAAGAACCCtatcattattaaatttgtcagaagatcgacaaaaaatttaatatatggtAGGAAGAAAGACCTGAAAGGTAGCGGTTTGTCCATCACGGAGTCTTTGACCCGTAGTAGGCTCAAGCTGCTCACCGCTGCCAAAGAAGCCTTCGGGAAGCACAAAGTGTCAACAATGAATGGGACTATCTACGCGTACTTGGACAGAAGGCGAGTTATATCTTGTTTAAATGATATCACTACTCTATCTCGTCCCGTGTACTCCAGGGCTGCTGCTCGTCCAATGGGGCTTAGCAAACAGGCTCACTGA
- the LOC144432146 gene encoding uncharacterized protein LOC144432146, with amino-acid sequence MPWCCFHCEKECLPFSSISDSEIPKLFSTFHSEKADAQTLTKILNPEYLNQIFLESINTDTEEFINIDSVFMYNSSNQYICSSDVNDLKFNDSLKLSGFMTLSINIRSLASFKNYTKFEALVNSLNCKPHVIAINETWIVSDTNGHFNALDGYVFISNSRSHHRGGGVGLYIRNDLKYIVRKDLTIMYHIWTNVYDKKINSAVLAECISDHLPIVQCSLLEKQIQNRIETLRRQFTSSNLNTFTNELNSIDIDDFNSIQDPNICFEKFFDKFSTVYSQSFPYRTQTNRLNKPWYDTELRKLNKVKQKLYKKLINNKNIDDKHKSHYNECRNLYARLLHKKKSSYYMSKFASHKGNIKAVWKTINELIGKNKNNSCPLIELECSNTQIANKFNEHFSQVAQRLLDNMPQPASCDKNYISYLGRQESSSMFLRPTTALEIKNIIREMKPKPSFGIDGIPFKILKYIPEHITDILAYIFNLSLSTGLFIESFKTSKVLPLFKKGSVSDLGNYRPISLLPSFSKILEKIMYSRMSNYFETNNVFHSHQFGFRKQHSTAMAANVLVHKLTKAFEGKQHAIGIFLDISKAFDTIDHSILSSKLYHYGIRGVPFNWIRSYLQDRKQIVQYDNSFSTNICVMKHGVPQGSLLGPLFFLAYINDMSRCLKSSESIMFADDTDLILHGENLEDLFTVANYELANIHSWMLVNKLSLNANKTKFVLFHPSKHKSVSCTKPLLLNGNEIERVKEIKFLGVIFDENLSWKSHILHVIGKTKRNLAVAAKVSQCVNQSALLAMFQSLLLSHIRYCCSVWLHGNKTLVSKLQSICNNFLRILFRKGKRESVNHFYKKLNILKVEDIMKFEVLSLVHDFHNNSLPNCFDDILTKITSNRRSSSNLFIPFMSTSVSQHALCYTGPKLWNSLPLNLKTLKSKKSFQKKVKSYLVSKY; translated from the exons atgCCTTGGTGCTGTTTCCATTGTGAAAAAGAATGTTTACCATTCTCTTCTATCTCTGATTCTGAAATACCAAAATTATTTTCTACTTTTCACTCAGAAAAAGCTGATGCCCAGACTCTTACAAAAATACTTAATCCTGAATACCTCAACCAAATTTTTCTTGAGTCAATCAATACTGACACTGAAGAATTCATCAACATAGACAGTGTTTTCATGTACAATAGCTCAAATCAGTATATTTGCTCCAGTGATGTCAACGACCTTAAATTCAATGATAGTCTAAAACTAAGTGGCTTCATGACTCTTTCAATCAATATCCGATCTTTAGCCTCCTTCAAAAActacacaaaatttgaagcactagtaaattcactgaattgtaagcCACATGTAATTGCTataaatgaaacatggattgtatctgATACAAATGGCCACTTCAATGCATTGGATGGATATGTTTTCATCTCTAATAGTAGATCTCATCACCGAGGTGGTGGTGTTGGTCTGTACATTCGAAATGACCTGAAATACATTGTCCGTAAGGATCTCACTATCATGT accaCATCTGGACAAACGtgtatgataaaaaaattaacagtgctgttttagcagaatgtaTTTCTGATCATTTGCCAATTGTGCAATGCTCTCTCCTAGAAAAACAAATCCAAAACAGAATTGAAACACTTCGTCGCCAATTTACTTCGTCCAATTTGAATACTTTTACAAATGAATTGAATTCcattgatattgatgacttcaaCAGCATACAGGATCCAAACATatgctttgaaaaattttttgataaattctcTACTGTTTACTCTCAGTCTTTTCCTTACAGAACACAAACAAACAGATtaaacaaaccttggtatgatactgagttacgcaaactcaacaaagtcaaacaaaaactttataagaaattaataaacaataaaaacatagatGACAAACACAAGTCACATTATAATGAATGCAGGAATCTTTATGCTCGACTTCTCCATAAAAAGAAATCAAGTTATTATATGTCCAAATTTGCTTCTCACAAAGGCAACATTAAGGCAGtatggaaaacaattaatgaactaatcggtaaaaataaaaacaattcatgTCCTTTAATTGAACTTGaatgcagtaatacacaaattgcaaataaatttaacgaACAtttttcccaagtggcacaaagaTTGCTCGACAATATGCCACAACCAGctagctgtgacaaaaattacatttcatatcttgggagGCAAGAATCGTCATCCATGTTTTTAAGGCCAACTACagcattagaaataaaaaatatcatacgcgaaatgaagcccaagccaagttttggaatcgatggtattccattcaaaatattgaaatacattCCAGAACACATCACTGATATTCTAGCATACATTTTCAATCTCTCACTATCTActggattattcattgaaagtttcaagacatctaaagttcttcctctctttaaaaagggtagtgtCTCAGATCTTGGGaactatagacctattagtcttcTACCGTcgttttctaagattcttgaaaaaataatgtatagtagaatgtcaaactactttgaaaccaacaatgttttccactcgcatCAATTCGGTTTCCGCAAGCaacactccactgctatggctgccaatgttttggtacacaaacttacCAAGGCTTTTGAaggcaaacaacatgcaattggaatattccttgatatttcaaaagcttttgacaccattgaccattccatcctttcaagtaagctctatcactatggaattagaggcgtcccattcaattggatcaggagctacctgcaagacagaaaacaaattgtgcaatatgacaactctttctctacaaatatttgtgtcatgaagcacggagttccacaaggatctttacttggcccattattttttctagcttacattaatgacatgtccaggtgtctgaaatcctctgagtcaatcatgtttgctgatgacactgacttgattcttcatggggaaaaccttgaagatctgtTCACAGTTGCAAACTACGAACTagccaacattcatagctggatgttagttaataaattatctcttaatgctaacaagactaaatttgtattattccatccaagcaagcataaaagtgtgagttgtacAAAACCACTgctgctcaatggcaatgaaattgaaagagtgaaagaaataaaatttctaggagttatcttcgatgaaaatctgtcatggaaatcacacatattgcatgttattggtaaaacaaaaagaaacttggcagttgctgccaaagtatcccagtgtgttaaccaatcagctttactagctatgtttcaatcattactactcagccatatccgatattgttgctcagtctggctccatggtaataaaacacttgtctcaaaattgcaaagtatttgtaataattttttaagaattctTTTTAGGAAAGGTAAACGTGAAAGTGTAAACCATTTCTATAAAAAGCTAAATATACTCAaagttgaagatataatgaaatttgaagtattatcattagtcCATGATTTCCATAACAATTCCTTGCCAAACTGCTTCGACGACATACTAACTAAAATTACTTCCAATCGAAGAAGTAGTTCCAACCTGTTCATACCTTTTATGAGTACATCTGTGAGCCAGCATGCCTTATGTTATACTGGGCCCAAGCTGTGGAATTCTCTCCCCTTGAATTTAAAGACATTGaaatccaaaaaatcttttcagaaAAAAGTCAAGTCCTACTtggtatcaaaatattaa